A DNA window from Arachis hypogaea cultivar Tifrunner chromosome 18, arahy.Tifrunner.gnm2.J5K5, whole genome shotgun sequence contains the following coding sequences:
- the LOC112770782 gene encoding G-type lectin S-receptor-like serine/threonine-protein kinase SD1-1 isoform X2, which yields MMEVVLSLMLISSAHFLLTEESQNDSVSSSSGGNESYCDFPGICGPNGNCDVNKPLACGCLDGFTPKSPTAFDSLDYTHGCVRKKPLNCSTDVFVAYAVFQEPTGTSYYHSFFNQSSEAEGCKEKCKSNCSCMAAYTEIGSGECKLWSGDLFDVRVIQEGRQYLYIRMPALDHAEPGGRSHRRSDHKVVGVVVGSAAVVILGMILASWYMLSKRTDPQALGDVRIGEMLSHANEQEGDLELPLLDLSRIAMATDNFSLNNKLGEGGFGPVYKGVLDDGQQIAVKRLSSSSGQGLNEFKTEVKLIAKLRHRNLVKLLGCCIHEEEKLLVYEYMPNRSLDYFIFDQMRKKTLDWPKRFNIICGIARGLLYLHQDSRLRIIHRDLKAWDLWKQGRSLELVDEWLKETWNVSEVQRCIHISLLCAQQHPQDRPTMSSVVLMLGTEIDLPQPKYPTFFVAESSEGTSSSSCKNELSVTELEPR from the exons atgATGGAAGTGGTTCTGAGTTTGATGCTAATTAGCAGTGCTCATTTTCTATTAACTGAAGAGAGCCAAAACGACAGCGTATCATCCTCTTCTGGAGGGAACGAAAGCTACTGCGACTTCCCTGGAATTTGCGGACCCAATGGGAACTGCGATGTTAATAAGCCGCTAGCTTGTGGATGCTTGGATGGTTTCACACCCAAGTCTCCCACTGCCTTCGATAGCCTCGACTACACGCACGGCTGCGTCAGAAAGAAACCACTCAATTGTAGCACCGACGTGTTCGTTGCCTATGCTGTGTTCCAAGAACCCACTGGCACGTCttattatcattctttcttcaaCCAAAGTTCGGAAGCCGAGGGTTGCAAGGAGAAATGCAAGAGTAATTGTTCTTGCATGGCGGCTTATACAGAAATTGGGAGTGGTGAATGCAAATTGTGGAGTGGTGATCTGTTTGATGTTAGGGTCATACAGGAAGGACGCCAATATCTTTATATACGAATGCCTGCTTTAGACCATGCAG AGCCCGGAGGCCGAAGTCACCGGCGCAGCGACCATAAGGTGGTGGGAGTAGTTGTTGGCAGCGCCGCTGTTGTGATTTTGGGTATGATCTTGGCTTCTTGGTACATGCTCTCCAAAAGAACAGACCCACAAG CATTGGGAGATGTAAGGATTGGTGAGATGCTTAGTCATGCCAATGAACAAGAAGGGGATCTGGAGCTTCCATTACTTGACCTATCAAGAATAGCTATGGCTACTGATAACTTTTCTCTCAATAACAAGCTTGGAGAAGGTGGTTTTGGACCTGTATACAAG GGCGTATTAGATGATGGACAACAAATTGCTGTAAAGAGACTTTCAAGTAGTTCTGGACAGGGTTTAAATGAATTTAAAACTGAGGTCAAACTAATAGCCAAACTTCGACACCGTAATCTTGTAAAACTTCTTGGTTGTTGCATTCATGAGGAAGAGAAATTGTTGGTATATGAATACATGCCTAACAGAAGTTTagactattttatttttg ATCAAATGCGAAAGAAGACTTTGGATTGGCCTAAGCGCTTTAACATCATTTGTGGAATTGCTAGGGGCTTATTATATCTTCATCAAGATTCAAGACTAAGGATTATACATAGAGATCTTAAA GCATGGGATCTATGGAAACAAGGAAGGTCATTAGAATTGGTGGATGAATGGTTGAAGGAGACATGGAATGTGTCTGAAGTGCAACGTTGCATCCACATTAGCCTCCTATGTGCACAACAGCATCCCCAAGATAGGCCAACCATGTCATCAGTGGTTCTCATGCTTGGAACTGAAATTGATTTACCTCAACCCAAATATCCTACGTTTTTTGTTGCTGAATCTTCTGAAGGCACAAGTTCCTCCTCTTGTAAAAACGAATTGAGCGTTACAGAATTGGAACCTCGATAA
- the LOC112770782 gene encoding G-type lectin S-receptor-like serine/threonine-protein kinase SD1-1 isoform X1, translated as MMEVVLSLMLISSAHFLLTEESQNDSVSSSSGGNESYCDFPGICGPNGNCDVNKPLACGCLDGFTPKSPTAFDSLDYTHGCVRKKPLNCSTDVFVAYAVFQEPTGTSYYHSFFNQSSEAEGCKEKCKSNCSCMAAYTEIGSGECKLWSGDLFDVRVIQEGRQYLYIRMPALDHAEPGGRSHRRSDHKVVGVVVGSAAVVILGMILASWYMLSKRTDPQALGDVRIGEMLSHANEQEGDLELPLLDLSRIAMATDNFSLNNKLGEGGFGPVYKGVLDDGQQIAVKRLSSSSGQGLNEFKTEVKLIAKLRHRNLVKLLGCCIHEEEKLLVYEYMPNRSLDYFIFDQMRKKTLDWPKRFNIICGIARGLLYLHQDSRLRIIHRDLKVSNVLLDSKMNPKISDFGLARSFGGDQSKGNTHRVVGTVGYMAPEYAVHGNFSVKSDVFSFGILLLEIISGRKNRRFYYPSSNANLYGHAWDLWKQGRSLELVDEWLKETWNVSEVQRCIHISLLCAQQHPQDRPTMSSVVLMLGTEIDLPQPKYPTFFVAESSEGTSSSSCKNELSVTELEPR; from the exons atgATGGAAGTGGTTCTGAGTTTGATGCTAATTAGCAGTGCTCATTTTCTATTAACTGAAGAGAGCCAAAACGACAGCGTATCATCCTCTTCTGGAGGGAACGAAAGCTACTGCGACTTCCCTGGAATTTGCGGACCCAATGGGAACTGCGATGTTAATAAGCCGCTAGCTTGTGGATGCTTGGATGGTTTCACACCCAAGTCTCCCACTGCCTTCGATAGCCTCGACTACACGCACGGCTGCGTCAGAAAGAAACCACTCAATTGTAGCACCGACGTGTTCGTTGCCTATGCTGTGTTCCAAGAACCCACTGGCACGTCttattatcattctttcttcaaCCAAAGTTCGGAAGCCGAGGGTTGCAAGGAGAAATGCAAGAGTAATTGTTCTTGCATGGCGGCTTATACAGAAATTGGGAGTGGTGAATGCAAATTGTGGAGTGGTGATCTGTTTGATGTTAGGGTCATACAGGAAGGACGCCAATATCTTTATATACGAATGCCTGCTTTAGACCATGCAG AGCCCGGAGGCCGAAGTCACCGGCGCAGCGACCATAAGGTGGTGGGAGTAGTTGTTGGCAGCGCCGCTGTTGTGATTTTGGGTATGATCTTGGCTTCTTGGTACATGCTCTCCAAAAGAACAGACCCACAAG CATTGGGAGATGTAAGGATTGGTGAGATGCTTAGTCATGCCAATGAACAAGAAGGGGATCTGGAGCTTCCATTACTTGACCTATCAAGAATAGCTATGGCTACTGATAACTTTTCTCTCAATAACAAGCTTGGAGAAGGTGGTTTTGGACCTGTATACAAG GGCGTATTAGATGATGGACAACAAATTGCTGTAAAGAGACTTTCAAGTAGTTCTGGACAGGGTTTAAATGAATTTAAAACTGAGGTCAAACTAATAGCCAAACTTCGACACCGTAATCTTGTAAAACTTCTTGGTTGTTGCATTCATGAGGAAGAGAAATTGTTGGTATATGAATACATGCCTAACAGAAGTTTagactattttatttttg ATCAAATGCGAAAGAAGACTTTGGATTGGCCTAAGCGCTTTAACATCATTTGTGGAATTGCTAGGGGCTTATTATATCTTCATCAAGATTCAAGACTAAGGATTATACATAGAGATCTTAAAGTAAGTAATGTTCTATTAGATAGTAAAATGAATCCAAAGATTTCAGATTTCGGTTTAGCTAGAAGTTTTGGAGGAGATCAAAGTAAAGGAAATACACATAGAGTAGTGGGAACTGT TGGATACATGGCACCTGAATATGCTGTTCATGGAAATTTTTCGGTAAAATCTGATGTCTTTAGTTTCGGTATTTTGCTACTCGAGATAATATCaggaagaaaaaatagaagattttATTATCCAAGTTCCAATGCCAACCTATATGGACAT GCATGGGATCTATGGAAACAAGGAAGGTCATTAGAATTGGTGGATGAATGGTTGAAGGAGACATGGAATGTGTCTGAAGTGCAACGTTGCATCCACATTAGCCTCCTATGTGCACAACAGCATCCCCAAGATAGGCCAACCATGTCATCAGTGGTTCTCATGCTTGGAACTGAAATTGATTTACCTCAACCCAAATATCCTACGTTTTTTGTTGCTGAATCTTCTGAAGGCACAAGTTCCTCCTCTTGTAAAAACGAATTGAGCGTTACAGAATTGGAACCTCGATAA
- the LOC112770783 gene encoding BURP domain-containing protein 6, translated as MESGHCGLISALFCLAFLLGSHVQANEMLWGNPDHMPKALRDLTKPGIGDRGLKISNNKIDVDVYGKLRDPNGLKDTVLNVTFFLEQDLHPGKKLKLEFPKRSSDFTFLPNSLAKITPFSSTRLLEILKRFGIEAESTDAKTVKDTLELCESPAIKGEEKYCATSLDSLVNFAVLKLGKNIKLLSTELEKENEEAEEYSVLKGVTKNGDKAVVCHKLNYPYAVFYCHKVESRAYNVPLVSIEDGTKAKALAICHNNTRHWASDNPAFMQLNVKPGTVPVCHFLATDTLLWVPGSY; from the exons ATGGAGTCTGGTCACTGTGGCCTCATATCGGCACTTTTCTGT CTTGCATTCTTATTAGGTAGCCATGTCCAAGCAAATGAGATGTTATGGGGAAACCCTGATCACATGCCTAAAGCATTAAGGGATCTCACGAAGCCTG GAATTGGCGATCGAGGACTTAAGATAAGCAACAACAAAATAGATGTTGACGTCTATGGCAAACTGAGGGACCCTAATGGACTCAAAGATACAGTGCTGAATGTCACATTTTTCCTTGAACAAGACCTTCATCCTGGCAAGAAACTCAAACTTGAGTTCCCTAAGCGTTCTAGTGATTTCACCTTTTTACCAAACTCACTTGCAAAGATCACCCCATTTTCCAGTACCAG GCTCCTAGAGATTCTGAAGCGTTTTGGCATAGAGGCCGAGTCAACCGATGCTAAGACAGTGAAAGACACACTTGAGCTTTGCGAAAGCCCTGCCATTAAGGGGGAGGAAAAATACTGTGCCACCTCTCTGGACTCATTGGTAAACTTTGCGGTTTTGAAGCTTGGGAAGAACATAAAACTACTTTCAACAGAGTTGGAGAAGGAAAATGAGGAGGCAGAGGAATACAGTGTGCTGAAGGGAGTGACAAAAAATGGTGATAAAGCTGTAGTGTGCCACAAACTGAATTACCCTTATGCTGTGTTCTACTGCCACAAAGTGGAATCAAGGGCTTATAATGTTCCATTGGTGTCTATTGAAGATGGGACAAAAGCTAAAGCTCTAGCAATTTGCCATAATAATACTAGGCATTGGGCTAGTGATAATCCTGCTTTTATGCAACTTAATGTTAAGCCTGGAACTGTTCCCGTTTGTCATTTTCTTGCCACCGATACCCTTCTCTGGGTGCCCGGATCTTACTAG